The sequence below is a genomic window from Gemmatimonadota bacterium.
TCCGGTTGAGCCCCGCAAACGGGGCCACCACCGACCGGAACCCAGGGAGCAACCGGGTCAGGAACAACCCGGCGGCGCCACAGCGCCCGTATTGCTGGAGCAGGAAGGCCATGGCGGCAGGGGGCACGATCAGCCGCCCGGCTCGCGACGCGGTGAACCGATCAGAATACCGGGCGGCGCCGGCGTAGACGGCCACGGCGCCGACCAGACTCCCGACCCAGGCGGTCAGGAAGATAGCGAGCGGCCGGTAGGTGCCATCGTGCGAGAGGAAAGCGGCAATCGTAACGAAGACATCCGACGGCGATGGCGGGAAGATGTTCTCGATGGCGCAGGAGACGGCGATCAATCCATACACGACGGCGGGCGGCCACTGCGCCAGCGAATGGAACAGCGATTCGCTCACGAACTCTCCACCGTGGCCACCGCCATGACGGCAACGCCCTCGCCCCGGCCGATGAATCCCATGCCCTCGTTGGTTTTTGCCTTGAGGCTGACCCGCCCCGCCGGCAGACCCAGGACACTCCGGATCGCGTCGGCCATGGCGGACTTGTGAGGGCCGAGCTTGGGGTGCTCGAGGATGATGGTGACGTCGACCTGTACCGGGCGGAACCCCTCCGCGGCCAAGCGGGCCCGGGCGAGGTCGAGGAGCCGCATGGAATCGGCATCCCGCCACGCGGGATCGGTATCAGGAAACAGGGTGCCGATGTCGCCGAGGGCGGCGGCCCCGAGCAACGCGTCGATGATGGCGTGAGCCACCGCGTCGGCGTCCGAATGCCCAGCGAGCCCTTCGGGATGGGGAATCCGCTGGCCGGCAAGGATCAACGGCCGGCCCTCGACAAACCGATGGGAGTCGTATCCGATGCCGATCCGAAGCACGGTCAGCCGACCGCCGCGAACTCGTCGATGAAGGAGTAGTCCTGCCGCCGCCGGCGGACCTGATATCCGGCGTCGCTGATGGCCCGCTCCATTTCTCGAAGGGTGGCGCTGTGGGTCGTCCCGGCCGCCGAAACGACGTTTTCCTCCATCATCAGGCTGCCGAAATCATTGGCCCCGAACCGCAGGGCCACCTGCCCCACCTTGAGCCCCATCGTGACCCACGACGACTGGAGATTCGGCACATTAGCCAAAATGATCCGGCTGATGGCCAGCGTCCGAAGGTAGGTGACGGCGTCGGTCTTCGGCTGGTCGGCCATGTCGGTGCCGTCGGGCTGGAGCGGCCAACAGATGAAGGCGGTGAAGCCGCCGGTCCGGGTTTGGACGTCACGGACCCGGAACAGGTGCTCGATCCGGTCGGCGTTGGATTCGCCCAGGCCGTACATCATGGTAACTGACGTCTTCATGCCCTGCCGGTGGGCCTCCTCCTGAACGCCCAACCACTCGTCGGTCTGGGCCTTCTTCTTGGCGACCCGTTCGCGGACGGCATCGACGAGAATTTCGCCGCCGCCGCCCGGGATGCTGTC
It includes:
- a CDS encoding 2-C-methyl-D-erythritol 2,4-cyclodiphosphate synthase is translated as MTVLRIGIGYDSHRFVEGRPLILAGQRIPHPEGLAGHSDADAVAHAIIDALLGAAALGDIGTLFPDTDPAWRDADSMRLLDLARARLAAEGFRPVQVDVTIILEHPKLGPHKSAMADAIRSVLGLPAGRVSLKAKTNEGMGFIGRGEGVAVMAVATVESS
- a CDS encoding DedA family protein — translated: MAGCRFHAAPRPRPGPLGRGGVPPGTGRRHHHPRAPQARPSQVRHGRRDPECPGSAGGAGQPQGKNQRGHGIHRPGRGRCRHGGGHGGEFVSESLFHSLAQWPPAVVYGLIAVSCAIENIFPPSPSDVFVTIAAFLSHDGTYRPLAIFLTAWVGSLVGAVAVYAGAARYSDRFTASRAGRLIVPPAAMAFLLQQYGRCGAAGLFLTRLLPGFRSVVAPFAGLNRIGPARFLIPTALASAVWFGTLTWIGARLGDQWEVVIRVLNSIYSTLGAASGILVVLLVAGFLWWRRRTPVV
- the mqnC gene encoding dehypoxanthine futalosine cyclase; amino-acid sequence: MIVDRTDSEFEQYLELYEKAPLLELGRLADAERYRHHPEEVVTYIVDRNINYTNVCVADCKFCAFYRRPKHAEGYVLPFEKIGEKIDECKAIGGVQILLQGGHNPYIPFDWYLELMRYIKANHPIHIHGFSPSEIVFFSERFGLSVAEVVRQLKDAGLDSIPGGGGEILVDAVRERVAKKKAQTDEWLGVQEEAHRQGMKTSVTMMYGLGESNADRIEHLFRVRDVQTRTGGFTAFICWPLQPDGTDMADQPKTDAVTYLRTLAISRIILANVPNLQSSWVTMGLKVGQVALRFGANDFGSLMMEENVVSAAGTTHSATLREMERAISDAGYQVRRRRQDYSFIDEFAAVG